A single genomic interval of Gallaecimonas xiamenensis 3-C-1 harbors:
- a CDS encoding HNH endonuclease, which yields MSRYQPLAHYLSALDAPYIALSFDQIETILGGALPASAYRHSAWWANSRTDDSHSWAHLWIAAGWQVTDLDLPGRQVSFTRQESYDFDSPRAMEGYAVDRQILARHRNTSLALQRRQMDGYRCQACGFAKEIAGQWIIDVHHINPLAATGETQTRLEDLVSLCPTCHRIAHTQNPPLKLSAIREALGLQSGPDMDNPLRMKNVSD from the coding sequence ATGAGCAGATATCAGCCATTAGCCCATTACCTCTCGGCTTTGGACGCTCCTTATATCGCCCTGTCTTTTGACCAGATAGAGACGATCCTGGGCGGCGCCCTGCCGGCCAGTGCCTATCGGCATTCCGCCTGGTGGGCCAATTCCCGAACCGACGATTCCCACAGCTGGGCGCATTTGTGGATTGCCGCCGGCTGGCAAGTCACGGATCTCGACTTACCCGGCCGCCAGGTCAGCTTTACCAGGCAAGAGTCCTATGACTTTGACAGCCCAAGGGCCATGGAGGGTTACGCAGTCGACCGGCAGATACTGGCGCGCCATCGCAATACCAGCCTTGCCCTGCAGCGCAGGCAAATGGACGGCTACCGTTGCCAGGCCTGTGGTTTTGCCAAGGAAATAGCAGGGCAGTGGATCATCGACGTCCACCATATCAACCCCCTTGCCGCCACAGGGGAGACGCAGACCCGGCTGGAAGACCTGGTATCTCTATGCCCAACCTGCCACCGCATTGCCCACACCCAAAACCCGCCCCTCAAGTTGTCCGCCATCAGGGAGGCGTTAGGCCTTCAAAGCGGACCAGACATGGATAACCCATTAAGGATGAAGAATGTATCTGATTGA
- a CDS encoding DUF6985 domain-containing protein — translation MQRIIGSLVFTKINSPHHKERYDLVSEQVEIPLLGGKAVAIDLNCSIEEIDEHEDEIAATLANFLSMAPERINDLKAHLFAFYQDFFLDVGDDLLDEMPYQENDENILDFISLSRVTLSHSEQTKRCYVVVSGGCDWEIEHGLSVSFENGNRLVWVGEASGDLYHTDAKGNVDTENLIYRGHFLSTKMA, via the coding sequence ATGCAAAGAATTATCGGCTCACTCGTCTTCACCAAAATCAACAGCCCTCATCACAAGGAACGGTATGACTTGGTGTCGGAGCAGGTGGAAATCCCCCTGCTGGGTGGAAAAGCGGTTGCTATCGACCTGAACTGCAGCATCGAGGAGATCGACGAGCACGAGGATGAGATAGCCGCCACTTTGGCCAACTTCCTGTCGATGGCACCGGAGCGAATCAACGACTTGAAGGCGCATCTTTTCGCCTTCTATCAGGACTTCTTCCTCGATGTCGGGGACGACCTGCTGGATGAAATGCCCTACCAGGAAAATGATGAAAACATCTTGGATTTCATTTCCCTGTCCAGGGTCACCCTCTCGCACAGCGAACAAACAAAGCGCTGTTATGTGGTGGTGAGTGGCGGTTGCGACTGGGAAATCGAGCATGGGCTGTCGGTCTCATTCGAAAACGGCAACCGACTGGTCTGGGTAGGAGAGGCCTCTGGCGATCTTTATCACACTGATGCCAAAGGAAATGTCGATACAGAGAATCTTATCTACCGGGGTCATTTTTTATCAACAAAAATGGCCTGA